The genome window tacatttaaaacataacttttaGAAGATTAAGTACATTTCTAATTGGTTTAGAATGGGAAAAACACACTGTGAATCGTAGCACATCGTATTGCTGGTGTTTTGGTCAGCACTGTGCATTTCCTGCTTGCTCCGTACAGTATCGCAGTTTCATCGTTTTCCAACTGCAAGGCGCCATGACGTCATTGCGGTGTCATTTCTATTTACACCAGACTCCAGCTGTCAGATTGATCCGTCAAACAGAGCGGACGCGCGTGTCCgtgggtgtgtatgtgtgtaatcGCCACGTGATTCGGCTCGCCAATGTCCTTCTACAACCCACTCAGCATCATGGCTGCGGATGCTGCGGATGCGCTCCTGCCGCACCGCATCCCTGGACCGCGTCTCGCGCCCCTGGTCCTCCTGATCGTATCCGCCTTTCACACACCGACCCACGGGCTGCTGGGTTTCCGACCGGAGGACACGGGCGGAGATCTGTCCGTGCGGGACGGGGTGTTAAAGGCGACCGAGGGTACGCGCTTCATGTTACGCGTGTACTATGCAGCATCTCCGCAGAGGCTCAACCGGACCGTCAGCGGCGCCGCACCGTGGATCGCTTTTATCGAGGAAGCGGAACCTGGCAGAGAGGGACAGAGGCATCCCAAAAGAAACTTATGCGTGGAAGAGAGCGCCAGGAGTTCGGATATAGAGCTGCTCGGGTCTTTCAAGTCTGCGTCCAGCCAAAACTCCATCCTGGTGGAGCTGCTCGCCAAAGACCTCCGCAGAGGAGAGAAAATCAAATATTATTCGATGTGTGCCTTTGACGGAGTGAAGTGGGAACACTACAGGACGAGAGACTTCTGGGTGGCGGTGGTGGAGCGGCCGCCCCACGCGCACGGATGGATGCAGGCTGGTCTGTCGGTGATGCTGCTCGCGTTATCCGCGCTCTTCAGCGGGCTGGTGATCAGTATGCTCGCGCTTGACCCGGTGGAGCTCAGAGTGCTGCAGAACAGCGGCACAGACAAGGAGCAAAAGTACGCGCACAAGATCGAGTCCGTGCGCAAACACGGCAACTACGTACTTTGCACATTGGTTCTGTGCAACGTGCTCACCAACACTTTGCTGGTGGTGTGGATGTGCCAAATCCTCGGACTCACGCCTCTTTCCACTGCAGCCTGCACTTTTCTCATCTTCTTCATTGGAGAGATCCTCCCGCATTCTGTCGCATCCAGACACGGGCTGGCTATTGCATCCAAGACCATATGGCTAACCAAGATGCTGATGCTGGTTACTTTACCCATCACCTATCCAATTAGTAAACTACTTGACAATATGCTGCACCAAGAAATCAGTAACTTCTACACACGCGAGAAGTTACTGGCCATGCTGAGAGTTACCGATCCATATCATGATCTGGTCAAAGAGGAGCTCAACATCATACAGGGAGCACTGGAGCTCAGGACCAAAACTGTCGAAGATGTTCTGACCCCCCTTAACGACTGCTTCATGCTTGCTTCGGATGCCATTCTGGACTTTTACACCATGTCCGATGTGATGCAGAGTGGATACACCCGCATCCCTGTTTTTGAAAACGAAAGATCCAATATTGTCAATATTCTGTTTGTCAAAGATCTGGCATTTGTTGATCCGGATGACTGTACCCCATTGAAAACAATTACTCAGTTTTACAAGCACCCTCTGCACTGTGTCTTTAATGACACCAAACTGGATGCAATGCTGGAACAGTTCAAGAAAGGTAAGCTGTCTGTAGTacttaaaaatcatttttattcagaaagagaaaaactaATTTCTCACATATATagtaaacaaactttaaaagccCTGGTTCTATGAGACCatattgttaaagggatagttcacaaaaatctgtcataatttattcaccctcatgtcgttcaaaacctgtttatgacccTTTCTTCGGTGGAACACGAAAGaatatatttagagaaatgGCCCACATGGTTTTGTATCTATacagtgcaagtcaatgggttccaattgacttaccaacattcttcaaaatattttcttttgtgttcagcagaagaaagaaagtcatacaggtttggaagatgagaaatgcaaaaaaaacatttattgttcctttaaatataaaccattggcatcatattttaaaatctcattaaaattaaatgcattaaaattatGCATTAACTTGAagtcaatatttattatttatgtaattattttatatttcatcatttaatgtTTGACATTTGTAATCAAAATACTGAATTGAGTCTTTTATGGCACGCTGCAGTCCTTTTACTTAGAGGACTTAGTGTCAGCGTCACCCTTACAACTTCATCTAACATCTGCAGAGGGGCTGAAATCTGGACTGCAATAATCTGAATGTGTTTCTATGGCAACAGTATTCATTCCATCATCATTACTCAGTGCTCACTGCAAGAGCAGGTATAAGCCACTGTGTGCCCGAAGATGAACATATCTTGACACACTTTCAACAGAATCCATAAATGACTATAGTCTTGCAATGACGTGTGTGGAACACAGAAATGAATGCCGTTTTCGGCAGATCCTGCCCTGAACATTGTTGCAATATGTTCCACTTTGGCCTTTATGACTCCATCACAGCGCCCATTATGTAATAATGTCTTATTAAGACTTAAAGCGCTTTTAAAGAAGGAAACGAGTCAAAGCTGTTGAGAGCAGCAGCAGCAGAGCACAGTGTCATAATTCAGAGTCCTAATACAGTAACTTGTCAGATTTACCTCGCCCACAGCGCACAAGATTTAACCTATTTGCCTCCTCGCAGGGTACAAATACTCAGTAGACAAGGCAAACAGGGGTAGTTAAAGTTATTAGTTTGTGAAATCCTGGACacagcttaaagggatagtacagcCAAACTTGAAAAttctcatcctcaagttgtttcaaacccgtataaaaaattatttaaaagaatttaaaatTATGTCAGACTATCAGCATCTATGTTTACCCTAAGAGTTCTGTAAGACATTTGAGCCACAAGGAACAGCTCCCCCCcataaaatgaacaataataataaatactcaCCCTTGCGTCATTCCCAATCTGTTTTCTGTTATTCCCTGTGGAACAGAACGGAAGAAcctttgaaaaaatgtaaaccttgCATGTCCAAATTTATCAGGAAATGGAACTTTTGACATGATTACATacagtgttgtcaaagttgacaagcacattttaatatgtttattggttagatatctGCGAAACCCATTGATAAGCACAAAGGGTGACACATAATAACGATTTATgggaaaatattaaaatcacgGAATATGGAGAAAAaagttttggaaggacagcacCGATCTAACACTTCTAATTGGCAACGTGTCATTTCGTAGTACATAAAATCACCAATACCAATCATATTTTACCTTCCACaacttttaaagcaaaatataagGTTTTGCAAAATAATGCAAAGGCGGTATCACCTGAATGATGACAACCATGTTTTTGGTCCATTGTTTAACTTTACTGCCATGGACATTATAAACTGTTGTAGTATGGAATTCTCCTTTAGGGGTTCCACTTAAAAATATAACTCGGGGTTCTGTGAGTGCTTGTCTGTAAAGAAGCATCATGGCAGATTAGCTGCAGCGGTGACCTTTTGGTCCAAGCACAGTCCCAGCTTGGGCCCATCAGAACAAAAAGAGCAGCTTCCTCATACTGCGAGCACCCAGGTCTTTCAATCTTTTAAGCTAATGCCCCCTGTGAACACATTGCAGACCAGTTAATGAAATATGCAGGCTCAACCTTTCTCTATCCAGTCATAGGACAGATGCTGAACTGCAGGTAAAGGTGAGGCTGAAGATAATAATCGTCTTTCAAAATGACATGTCTTGAGTCTTTTCAGCTGCTGTTCAGtagaatataaaacattaccTTAAATACAAATATCAGTTGTTTGGAATATCCAACAAATTCTCGTTTTAACAGAAAGTGCCTGAATCTTAGTTGATCAAAACGGTTTTAAGGTCCGTTATATGaaatgtagcggcatctagaggTTAGGTTGCGaaatgcaaccaatggctcactccaaccctcgCCTTCGAAGCAGTAAGGCAGCTGACAGAGAACTAAGATGTCTTCACGTTTTCGCATCTATtccaaaaaatataacatatttacgaaacgcatatgtagagcagtttgtccgtacagggctactgtagaaacaacatggtgaattccatgcaaggggacccacgcTGTATATAGATGTAAGGTATTAAAAGCATAACGCTTTATTATTCACCTCATTATACATAACATAaccatattatattgcatttctgtcaatagatcctccaaaaaaatgataaactggacctttaaacataGATCTAAACTATGTGACACATTTGCTGATGCATTACATGCAAAACACTTGGTTTATATAAAAGTGCCTTAGCCCAAGATCAAATGCAACATCATAACAACACATGCTCTATCACATTACCCAcacataataaaaaagcaatagaaTGGTTGAAACAAGcaattacagtatatttgttctttaaaagtCCCTGCAGATCAAGCTTCTTGGCACTACTAGACTCTTTTG of Triplophysa dalaica isolate WHDGS20190420 chromosome 11, ASM1584641v1, whole genome shotgun sequence contains these proteins:
- the LOC130431494 gene encoding metal transporter CNNM1, whose amino-acid sequence is MSFYNPLSIMAADAADALLPHRIPGPRLAPLVLLIVSAFHTPTHGLLGFRPEDTGGDLSVRDGVLKATEGTRFMLRVYYAASPQRLNRTVSGAAPWIAFIEEAEPGREGQRHPKRNLCVEESARSSDIELLGSFKSASSQNSILVELLAKDLRRGEKIKYYSMCAFDGVKWEHYRTRDFWVAVVERPPHAHGWMQAGLSVMLLALSALFSGLVISMLALDPVELRVLQNSGTDKEQKYAHKIESVRKHGNYVLCTLVLCNVLTNTLLVVWMCQILGLTPLSTAACTFLIFFIGEILPHSVASRHGLAIASKTIWLTKMLMLVTLPITYPISKLLDNMLHQEISNFYTREKLLAMLRVTDPYHDLVKEELNIIQGALELRTKTVEDVLTPLNDCFMLASDAILDFYTMSDVMQSGYTRIPVFENERSNIVNILFVKDLAFVDPDDCTPLKTITQFYKHPLHCVFNDTKLDAMLEQFKKGKSHLAIVQRVNNEGEGDPFYEVMGIVTLEDVIEEIIKSEIVDETDLYTDNRSKRRVSHHERKLQDFSIFKLSDSEMKIKVSPQLLLATHRFLATEVEPFKSTHLSEKILLRLIKHPSVVQEIKFDEKNKRSPKHYLYQRNRPVDYFVLILQGRVEVEIGKEGLKFENGPFTYYSLPAIMTSLPTVHRSPSPSSALNHSDTTIHGGSLGQLSISGGSYLPDYSVRQLTDLQIIKISRNHYQNALTASRMDISPQTPDADSHAAVERMTIPETPSNSIALPLTEPRPFFNRYHQHSHLYRQQDSTTKRNERNRIVRSKSDGQKSPSDSVFLRMDDIPYIRENLLERKKGRDTMAIPMETGLSTSQLISSHSLAGSDENLGKKLLRKLSNKKRKKSHDGDKPLDDNPELSQVKT